In Felis catus isolate Fca126 chromosome A2, F.catus_Fca126_mat1.0, whole genome shotgun sequence, the following proteins share a genomic window:
- the RNF133 gene encoding E3 ubiquitin-protein ligase RNF133, with amino-acid sequence MTPLKISTYRNKTASSWLMKFSFLWLLSHNCCRASAVWTAYMNISFHVGNRMLSELGETGVFGRSSTLKRVGGVIVPPDGKTQNACNPSTSFSRLKNSETWLALVERGGCTFTQKIKVAIEKGAGGVIIYNFPGTGNQVFPMSHQAFEDIVVVMIGNLKGVEILHLIQKGVHVTVIVEVGRKHIIWMNHYFVSFVIVTTATLAYFIFYRIRRLWIARIQNRRWQRLTTDLKKAFGQLQLRVLKEGDEEIGPNGDRCVVCFELYKPNDTVRILTCKHFFHKSCIDPWILAHGTCPMCKRDILKALGIQVDVEDGTESLQVLMSNELSDALSPDEEETDSELPPVRGSDEVTPLEAGEVPLPPQNDSQPTSVVEDVHPLP; translated from the coding sequence ATGACTCCACTCAAGATTAGCACTTACAGAAACAAAActgcctcttcctggcttatGAAATTCAGTTTTCTTTGGCTTCTTAGTCACAATTGTTGCAGAGCCAGTGCGGTCTGGACTGCTTACATGAACATCTCGTTTCATGTTGGGAATCGGATGTTGTCAGAGTTGGGGGAAACGGGAGTGTTTGGAAGAAGCTCCACTTTGAAGAGAGTGGGAGGAGTTATCGTGCCACCTGATGGAAAAACTCAAAATGCATGTAATCCCAGTACCAGTTTCAGCAGATTGAAGAACTCAGAGACCTGGCTTGCACTTGTTGAACGAGGTGGTTGTACCTTCACGCAGAAAATTAAGGTGGCCATTGAGAAGGGAGCCGGCGGAGTGATCATCTACAACTTTCCAGGAACTGGCAATCAGGTTTTCCCCATGTCTCATCAGGCATTTGAAGACATCGTTGTGGTGATGATTGGTAACCTCAAGGGCGTGGAGATTTTGCATTTAATTCAGAAGGGAGTTCATGTTACAGTCATAGTTGAGGTGGGGAGGAAACACATCATCTGGATGAATCActattttgtctcttttgtgaTTGTCACAACTGCTACTTTAGCATATTTCATCTTTTATCGTATTCGGAGACTTTGGATAGCAAGGATTCAGAACCGGAGATGGCAGCGGTTAACAACTGATCTCAAGAAAGCCTTTGGCCAGCTGCAGCTTCGGGTTCTGAAAGAGGGGGATGAGGAAATCGGTCCAAATGGAGATAGGTGCGTAGTTTGCTTTGAACTCTATAAGCCTAACGATACAGTTCGTATTCTCACTTGTAAACACTTTTTCCACAAGAGTTGCATTGACCCCTGGATTCTGGCCCATGGGACGTGCCCCATGTGCAAACGTGACATTCTTAAAGCTTTGGGTATTCAGGTGGATGTTGAAGATGGGACAGAATCTTTGCAGGTTCTCATGTCAAATGAATTGTCCGATGCCCTGTCCCCTGATGAAGAAGAGACAGACAGTGAACTTCCTCCTGTGAGAGGATCTGATGAAGTGACGCCTTTGGAAGCGGGGGAGGTGCCACTGCCCCCTCAGAATGACAGCCAGCCTACTTCAGTAGTTGAAGATGTTCATCCTTTACCTTGA